AGCGACCAGAGAAAGGCCGCGAGGCCCGTGAGTCCCAGGACCAGGGCCATCGGCACGAGATAGATCAGAACTTCCATGTTCATGCTTCCTGCAGGGTTGGAACGGTTTCGGCCGTAGCGGCACGCGAGGATGCTGCCGCCGCGGATCCGGCTTTGACGCTCCGGGCGCGAAGCGCGTTCAGCGTCACGAGGCTTGAGGAACCGGACATCGCCAGCGCGGCCACCAGAGGGGTCACATAGCCAAGGAAGGCCAGGGGAACCGCGACGAGGTTATACACCAGCGCAATGAGCAGGTTCTGGCGCATCAAGGCGCGGGCGCGGCACGCGATGGTCACGGCATCCAGAACGGGCGAGAGCCTGTCGCCGAGGAAGACCGCATCCGCTTGGGCCTGGGTGATATCGGCTGCCGTGATTGGCGAGATGGACACGTCGGCTGCCGCGAGGGCGGGGGCGTCGTTGAGGCCGTCGCCAACCATGAGCACCCTGCGGCCCTCGGCCTTAAGAGCTTCGATCGCCGCGATCTTCTCGGCGGGCTTCGCACCGCCGCGCCACTCGCGAATCCCGAGGGAGGAAGCGATCGGCGCGACGGCCTCGGGGCGGTCGCCGGACAGGATCCGGCAATCGATACCGAGACCTCGCAGGGTCCTGACCGTGGCGGCGGCATCCGGGCGCAGCGCCTGACGCACAAGCAGAATGGCGAGGTCATGACCGTGTGAGAAAGCGATCATGGAGACATCGGCCTCCTTGTCCGCGCACTCGGCCGCGAGATCGGCGGCCCCACAGAAGCTCGGGCTTCCGAGACGAAGCTCCACCCCGGCCACAACGGCTCT
This window of the Microvirga sp. TS319 genome carries:
- the ccoS gene encoding cbb3-type cytochrome oxidase assembly protein CcoS; translated protein: MEVLIYLVPMALVLGLTGLAAFLWSLNNGQFDDVDGAAIRVLKDDDVRP